In a genomic window of Xylophilus rhododendri:
- the nadB gene encoding L-aspartate oxidase, translating to MEQKNFDVLVIGSGLAGLSAALMLAPTHRVAVLTKGELSEGASGWAQGGIAAVLAEGDSFDDHVADTLVAGAGLCDLAATRQVVEGSPGAIAWLQSLGVAFSLDGEAGQGTALHLTREGGHSARRIVHAADATGAAVQKTLLARVRATPAISLFENHVLVDLIHAAPQPGRQEACGGAHALDARSGEVLAFCAAHTILATGGAGQVYLNTTNPATSTGDGIAAAWRAGCRVSNMEFVQFHPTALFHPEAQGYLISEAVRGEGGRLLLADGTRFMPAHDERGELAPRDVVARAIDAEMKRHGADCVYLDISHRSPEFLHEHFPNILARCRELGIDITRQPIPVAPAAHYTCGGVQTDLSGRTDMARLYAIGETACTGLHGANRLASNSLVECMVFARAAVDAIRAEPAPVALHAAPWTAKAAIDADESVLLARSREELRRFMWEYVGIVRTDKRLDRAAHRIALLAAELREFYGDAAPSRALLELRNLVDVAGLIVRSARARRESRGLHYSRDCPQMDALAVPSVLQADVPA from the coding sequence ATGGAACAGAAAAATTTCGATGTCCTGGTCATCGGCAGCGGCCTGGCCGGCTTGTCCGCGGCGCTGATGCTGGCGCCGACCCACCGGGTGGCGGTGCTCACCAAGGGCGAGCTGTCCGAAGGCGCCAGCGGCTGGGCGCAGGGCGGCATCGCGGCGGTGCTGGCCGAGGGCGACAGCTTCGACGACCATGTGGCCGACACCCTGGTGGCCGGCGCCGGCCTGTGCGACCTGGCGGCCACCCGCCAGGTGGTCGAGGGCTCGCCGGGTGCCATCGCCTGGCTGCAGTCCCTGGGCGTGGCCTTCTCGCTGGATGGCGAGGCGGGCCAGGGCACGGCGCTGCACCTCACCCGCGAAGGCGGCCACAGCGCGCGGCGCATCGTGCATGCGGCCGATGCCACCGGCGCGGCGGTGCAGAAGACGCTGCTGGCGCGGGTGCGGGCCACGCCGGCGATCAGCCTGTTCGAGAACCATGTGCTGGTCGACCTGATCCACGCCGCGCCGCAGCCGGGCCGGCAGGAGGCCTGCGGCGGCGCCCATGCGCTCGATGCCCGCTCCGGCGAGGTGCTGGCCTTTTGCGCGGCCCACACCATCCTGGCCACCGGCGGCGCCGGGCAGGTCTACCTGAACACCACCAACCCGGCCACCTCCACCGGCGACGGCATCGCCGCGGCCTGGCGCGCGGGCTGCCGGGTGTCGAACATGGAGTTCGTGCAGTTCCATCCCACGGCGCTGTTCCATCCCGAAGCCCAGGGCTATCTCATCAGCGAGGCGGTGCGCGGCGAAGGCGGGCGCCTGCTGCTGGCCGACGGCACCCGTTTCATGCCGGCCCACGACGAGCGCGGCGAGCTGGCCCCGCGCGACGTGGTGGCCCGGGCGATCGACGCCGAGATGAAGCGGCACGGCGCGGACTGCGTCTACCTCGACATCTCGCACCGCAGCCCCGAATTCCTGCACGAGCATTTCCCCAACATCCTGGCGCGCTGCCGGGAACTGGGCATCGACATCACCCGCCAGCCCATCCCCGTGGCGCCCGCGGCCCACTACACCTGCGGCGGCGTGCAGACCGACCTGAGCGGCCGCACCGACATGGCGAGGCTCTACGCCATCGGCGAGACGGCCTGCACCGGCCTGCATGGTGCGAACCGCCTGGCCAGCAATTCGCTGGTGGAGTGCATGGTGTTCGCCCGGGCGGCGGTGGATGCGATCCGGGCCGAGCCGGCGCCCGTCGCCCTGCATGCCGCGCCCTGGACCGCCAAGGCCGCCATCGATGCCGACGAGTCGGTGCTGCTGGCCCGCAGCCGCGAGGAGCTGCGGCGTTTCATGTGGGAGTACGTGGGCATCGTGCGCACCGACAAACGCCTGGACCGCGCCGCGCATCGCATCGCCCTGCTGGCTGCGGAGCTGCGCGAGTTCTACGGCGATGCGGCGCCCAGCCGCGCGCTGCTGGAGCTGCGCAACCTGGTGGACGTGGCCGGCCTCATCGTGCGTTCGGCCCGTGCGCGGCGCGAGAGCCGCGGCCTGCACTACAGCCGCGACTGCCCGCAGATGGATGCGCTGGCCGTGCCTTCGGTGCTGCAGGCGGACGTGCCCGCCTGA
- a CDS encoding amino acid ABC transporter ATP-binding protein, which yields MTAPIIRITALEKRFADNHVLRGIDLDVQKGDRIAILGSSGSGKSTLLRCLNFMEIPSAGQIELDGKAVGTPGKGPGGALARSYSQAELAAVRQRVGMVFQQFNLFGHMTVLGNVMEGPVTVLGLSREEARAKALLQLEKVGMAHKADAYPGRLSGGQQQRVAIARALAMEPEVLLFDEPTSSLDPELVSEVLTVIRDLASEGRTMLLVTHELGFAYHYASRVLFLADGQFYETGTPDEVLKHPQGERTQKFLERFTAFHF from the coding sequence ATGACCGCACCCATCATCCGGATCACCGCGCTGGAAAAGCGCTTCGCCGACAACCACGTGCTGCGCGGCATCGACCTCGACGTGCAGAAGGGCGACCGCATCGCCATCCTGGGCTCCAGCGGCTCGGGCAAGAGCACGCTGCTGCGTTGCCTGAATTTCATGGAGATCCCCAGCGCCGGCCAGATCGAGCTGGACGGCAAGGCCGTCGGCACGCCGGGCAAGGGTCCGGGCGGCGCGCTGGCCAGGAGCTACTCGCAGGCCGAACTGGCGGCGGTGCGCCAGCGGGTGGGCATGGTGTTCCAGCAGTTCAACCTCTTCGGCCACATGACGGTGCTGGGCAATGTGATGGAGGGCCCGGTCACGGTGCTCGGCCTGAGCCGGGAAGAGGCCCGCGCCAAGGCCCTGCTCCAGCTGGAGAAGGTGGGCATGGCGCACAAGGCCGATGCCTATCCCGGCCGGCTTTCGGGCGGGCAGCAGCAGCGGGTGGCCATCGCCCGAGCGCTGGCGATGGAGCCAGAGGTGTTGCTGTTCGACGAGCCCACTTCCTCGCTGGACCCGGAACTGGTGAGCGAGGTGCTCACCGTCATCCGCGACCTGGCCAGCGAGGGCCGCACCATGCTGCTGGTCACCCACGAGCTGGGTTTCGCCTACCACTACGCCAGCCGGGTGCTGTTCCTGGCCGACGGGCAGTTCTACGAGACCGGCACGCCGGACGAGGTGCTGAAACACCCCCAGGGCGAACGCACGCAGAAATTCCTCGAGCGCTTCACCGCCTTCCACTTCTAA
- the nadC gene encoding carboxylating nicotinate-nucleotide diphosphorylase, producing the protein MTETRDKQDGQDKAAIEALARQNVALALAEDVGGGDLTAGLVPDRLEVKARVIAREPAVLCGAPWFEAAVRACEPTARLQWEVAEGGRCAAEQVVVTITGQARGLLTAERIALNFLQLLSAVATKTSTYVDAVRGTGCAIVDTRKTLPGLRLAQKYAVRTGGGVNHRIGLYDAVLIKENHIAAAGGVTAALQAAARVASQASFVEIEVETLDQLREALAGGARMVLLDNMPQALLHEAVRINAAAGAGAAILEISGGVTFDSLKALAATGVDRISIGGLTKDVKATDFSMRFDDSLHSRKEAA; encoded by the coding sequence ATGACTGAAACCAGAGACAAGCAGGACGGCCAGGACAAGGCCGCGATCGAGGCGCTGGCCCGCCAGAACGTGGCCCTGGCGCTGGCCGAGGACGTGGGCGGCGGCGACCTCACCGCGGGCCTGGTGCCCGACCGGCTGGAGGTGAAGGCCCGGGTGATCGCCCGCGAGCCGGCCGTGCTCTGCGGCGCTCCCTGGTTCGAAGCCGCGGTGCGGGCCTGCGAGCCCACGGCCCGGCTGCAATGGGAGGTGGCCGAAGGCGGCCGCTGCGCAGCGGAACAGGTGGTCGTGACCATCACCGGCCAGGCCCGCGGCCTGCTCACCGCCGAACGCATCGCCCTCAATTTCCTGCAACTGCTCAGCGCCGTCGCCACCAAGACGAGCACCTATGTGGACGCCGTGCGCGGCACCGGCTGCGCCATCGTCGACACCCGCAAGACCCTGCCCGGCCTGCGCCTGGCGCAGAAATACGCGGTGCGCACCGGCGGCGGGGTGAACCACCGCATCGGCCTGTACGACGCGGTGCTGATCAAGGAAAACCATATCGCCGCGGCCGGCGGCGTCACCGCCGCCCTGCAGGCCGCGGCCCGGGTCGCGTCGCAGGCGAGCTTCGTGGAGATCGAGGTCGAGACGCTGGACCAGCTGCGCGAGGCCCTGGCCGGCGGCGCCCGCATGGTGCTGCTGGACAACATGCCGCAGGCCCTGCTGCACGAGGCCGTGCGCATCAACGCCGCGGCCGGCGCGGGCGCCGCCATCCTGGAGATCTCCGGCGGCGTCACCTTCGACAGCCTGAAGGCCCTGGCCGCCACCGGCGTGGACCGCATCTCCATCGGCGGCCTGACCAAGGACGTCAAGGCCACCGATTTCTCCATGCGTTTCGACGACAGCCTGCACAGCCGAAAGGAAGCAGCATGA
- a CDS encoding DUF969 domain-containing protein produces the protein MVSHANLWPLIGVAVIIAGFVLRFNPMLVVIVTAIVTAFAAGFSPDKILATIGTGFIKTRNLPLIILLPLSVIGLLERHGLRQHAQNWIGSIKSATAGRLLIVYLAARQLTAAVGLTSLGGHPQMVRPLLAPMAEGATEARYGSLPERVRHKLRAFSAATDNVGLFFGEDIFVAFGAVVLMTTFLREAGIEVEPIHVALWGIPTAICAFAIHAWRLRRLDRWLDRELKQARPAAEATSAAAPVLSARSH, from the coding sequence ATGGTTAGTCATGCCAACTTGTGGCCCCTGATAGGAGTGGCCGTGATCATTGCCGGCTTCGTGCTGCGCTTCAATCCGATGCTGGTGGTGATCGTCACCGCCATCGTGACGGCCTTCGCCGCCGGTTTCTCGCCGGACAAGATCCTGGCGACCATAGGCACCGGCTTCATCAAGACCCGCAACCTGCCGCTGATCATCCTGCTGCCGCTGTCGGTGATCGGCCTGCTGGAGCGCCACGGCCTGCGACAGCATGCGCAGAACTGGATCGGCAGCATCAAATCGGCCACCGCCGGCCGGCTGCTGATCGTCTACCTGGCCGCGCGCCAGCTCACCGCGGCGGTCGGCCTGACCAGCCTGGGCGGCCATCCGCAGATGGTGCGGCCGCTGCTGGCCCCCATGGCCGAAGGCGCCACCGAGGCCCGCTACGGCAGCCTGCCCGAGCGTGTGCGCCACAAGCTGCGCGCCTTTTCGGCGGCCACCGACAACGTGGGCCTGTTCTTCGGCGAGGACATCTTCGTGGCCTTCGGCGCCGTGGTGCTGATGACCACCTTCCTGCGCGAGGCCGGCATCGAGGTCGAGCCGATCCATGTGGCGCTGTGGGGCATTCCCACCGCCATCTGCGCCTTCGCCATCCACGCCTGGCGCCTGCGCCGGCTGGACCGCTGGCTGGACCGTGAATTGAAGCAGGCCCGCCCGGCGGCCGAAGCCACGAGCGCCGCCGCCCCCGTCCTGAGCGCCCGGAGCCACTGA
- a CDS encoding 5-oxoprolinase subunit B/C family protein, whose protein sequence is MRFLPVNLDALLVELDNLDQTLALLASLQQEPIPGIEELVPAARTVLVRFRPAACSMHGLAQAMAQRDVSRLAEAGSTLIEIPVHYDGEDLAEVAGLLGISAEEVVRRHTSTEYSVAFTGFAPGFAYLAGGDPLLDVPRRSTPRTRIPAGAVGLAGRFSGVYPQASPGGWQIIGVTPAAMWDLGRAVPALLQPGFRVRFVDLATLSDAARDALVRAHAATPVAAAGSGQLADSSGPALEVVSAGLQSLFQDRGRHGQAGQGVSASGAMDQSALKSANRLVGNPSDLACIETAGGGLRLRCHGDCVVAVTGADAAVSLTSADGRAWPAAGYQALALCDGDTLCLAEPVAGARCYLAVRGGFAIAPVLGSCSTDILAQVGPPAIAAGQRLAIRPAGPLAGAVVGAEETPPQDLPSTHEEVVLDVVLGPRTDWFTPEAIALFSSQSWQVSPQSSRVGIRLQGEQALQRSVAGELPSEGTVLGAIQVPPSGQPVLFLADHPLTGGYPVIAAVASHHLDRAGQLPVNARVRFRPIGDFEPVAVMPQG, encoded by the coding sequence ATGCGATTTCTGCCGGTCAATCTGGATGCCCTGCTGGTGGAGCTGGACAACCTCGACCAAACCCTGGCGCTGCTGGCCTCGCTGCAGCAGGAGCCGATTCCCGGCATCGAGGAGCTGGTGCCGGCCGCGCGCACCGTGCTGGTCCGCTTCCGCCCCGCCGCCTGTTCCATGCATGGCCTGGCCCAGGCCATGGCACAGCGCGACGTGAGCCGCCTGGCCGAGGCCGGCAGCACGCTGATCGAGATCCCGGTGCACTACGACGGCGAGGACCTGGCTGAGGTGGCCGGGCTGCTGGGCATCAGCGCCGAGGAAGTCGTGCGGCGCCATACATCCACCGAATATTCGGTGGCCTTCACCGGCTTCGCGCCGGGCTTCGCCTACCTGGCCGGCGGAGATCCGCTGCTGGACGTGCCGCGCCGCAGCACCCCCCGCACCCGCATTCCTGCAGGCGCGGTCGGGCTGGCCGGCCGCTTCAGCGGTGTCTATCCGCAGGCCAGCCCGGGCGGCTGGCAGATCATCGGTGTCACGCCCGCCGCGATGTGGGACCTGGGGCGTGCCGTGCCGGCCCTGCTGCAGCCGGGTTTCCGGGTGCGCTTCGTCGATCTGGCCACGCTGTCGGATGCGGCGCGCGATGCGCTGGTGCGGGCGCATGCCGCCACGCCGGTGGCCGCTGCCGGATCGGGCCAGCTCGCCGACAGCAGCGGCCCGGCACTGGAGGTGGTGTCAGCCGGCCTGCAATCCCTGTTCCAGGACCGTGGCCGCCACGGCCAGGCGGGCCAGGGCGTATCGGCTTCCGGCGCCATGGACCAGTCGGCCTTGAAGAGCGCCAACCGACTCGTCGGCAACCCCTCCGACCTGGCCTGCATCGAAACCGCCGGCGGTGGGCTGCGCCTGCGTTGCCATGGCGATTGCGTGGTGGCCGTCACCGGGGCCGATGCGGCGGTGAGCCTGACCTCCGCCGATGGCCGCGCCTGGCCGGCCGCCGGCTACCAGGCCTTGGCGCTGTGCGATGGCGACACCCTCTGCCTCGCCGAACCCGTGGCCGGCGCCCGATGCTATTTGGCCGTGCGCGGCGGCTTCGCGATCGCGCCGGTGCTGGGCAGCTGCTCCACCGATATCCTGGCCCAGGTCGGCCCGCCGGCCATTGCCGCGGGCCAGCGCCTGGCCATCCGCCCCGCCGGTCCGCTGGCCGGCGCGGTGGTGGGCGCCGAGGAAACCCCGCCGCAAGACCTGCCCTCCACCCATGAGGAAGTCGTGCTCGACGTGGTCCTGGGCCCGCGCACCGACTGGTTCACACCCGAGGCCATCGCCCTGTTCTCCAGCCAGTCCTGGCAGGTGAGCCCGCAATCCAGCCGCGTCGGCATCCGCCTGCAGGGCGAGCAGGCGCTGCAGCGATCGGTGGCGGGCGAACTGCCCAGCGAAGGCACGGTGCTCGGCGCCATCCAGGTGCCGCCCAGCGGCCAGCCGGTGCTGTTCCTGGCCGACCATCCGTTGACCGGCGGCTATCCGGTGATCGCCGCCGTGGCCAGCCACCACCTCGACCGTGCCGGCCAGCTGCCGGTCAATGCCCGGGTGCGTTTTCGCCCGATCGGCGATTTCGAACCTGTCGCCGTGATGCCCCAGGGCTGA
- a CDS encoding DUF979 domain-containing protein, with product MTLTIQHLYYLVGAILGITAFMTLRDRSNPKRYLTALFWALYALVFLIGDLLPPVYVGVGAVVMALIAGVNGVGTGIHLPRSAEQYAASARRLGNKLFIPALAIPVVTMIGTLAAPYLKVAGVALLDPKNTTLVSLGVGCVVSLALACWLTRETPVQGIRESRRLTDALGWALVLPQMLGMLGLVFSDAGVGKAVAYATTSYIDMDIRFVAVVVYVVGMALFTVVMGNGFAAFPVMTGGVGVPILVGVFHGDPAVMAAAGMLSGYCGTLMTPMAANFNIVPAALLELPDKNAVIRAQLPTALLLLLVNVFLLNFLMFR from the coding sequence ATGACCCTCACCATCCAGCACCTGTACTACCTGGTCGGCGCCATCCTCGGCATCACCGCCTTCATGACGCTGCGCGACCGCAGCAATCCCAAGCGTTACCTCACCGCCCTCTTCTGGGCGCTCTATGCCCTGGTGTTCCTGATCGGCGATCTGCTGCCCCCGGTTTACGTGGGCGTCGGCGCTGTCGTCATGGCGCTGATCGCCGGCGTGAACGGCGTGGGCACCGGCATCCACCTGCCGCGCAGCGCCGAGCAGTACGCCGCCAGCGCCCGGCGCCTGGGCAACAAGCTCTTCATTCCCGCGCTGGCGATTCCGGTGGTGACCATGATCGGCACCCTGGCCGCGCCCTACCTTAAGGTGGCCGGCGTGGCGCTGCTGGACCCCAAGAACACCACCCTGGTCAGCCTCGGCGTGGGCTGCGTGGTCTCGCTGGCGCTGGCCTGCTGGCTGACCCGCGAGACGCCCGTGCAGGGCATCCGCGAATCGCGCCGCCTGACCGACGCCCTGGGCTGGGCCCTGGTGCTGCCGCAGATGCTCGGCATGCTGGGCCTGGTGTTCTCCGATGCCGGCGTGGGCAAGGCGGTGGCCTATGCCACCACCAGCTACATCGACATGGACATCCGCTTCGTGGCGGTGGTGGTCTATGTGGTGGGCATGGCGCTGTTCACCGTCGTCATGGGCAACGGCTTCGCGGCCTTCCCGGTGATGACCGGCGGCGTGGGCGTGCCCATCCTGGTGGGCGTGTTCCACGGCGACCCGGCCGTGATGGCCGCCGCCGGCATGCTCTCGGGCTACTGCGGCACGCTGATGACGCCGATGGCCGCCAACTTCAACATCGTGCCCGCCGCGCTGCTGGAGCTGCCGGACAAGAACGCGGTGATCCGCGCCCAGCTGCCGACCGCGCTGCTGCTGCTGCTGGTCAACGTGTTCCTGTTGAACTTCCTCATGTTCCGCTGA
- a CDS encoding acetyl/propionyl/methylcrotonyl-CoA carboxylase subunit alpha has product MKKVLIANRGEIAVRIARACADYGVASVAVYADADLEALHTRMADEAYGLGGDRPADTYLNIEKLLAVAERSGADAVHPGYGFLSESAAFAQAVIDAGLTWIGPSPEAIARLGDKVQARKIAMKVGAPLVAGMSEPARDAGEVLAFAEQHGLPVIIKAAFGGGGRGMKVAWRMDEVEELYASAVREAVTAFGRGECFVEQFLDRPRHIEVQVLADRHGQVQVLGTRDCSLQRRNQKLVEEAPAPFLSDEQRQRVHTAARDICAEAGYCSAGTVEFLLSGSGAISFLEVNTRLQVEHPVTEQTTGMDLVLEQLRIADGHRLASTETPAPLGHSFEFRINAEDVGRGFLPAPGRVLRFAPPSGPGVRVDSGIESGSDIPGSFDSLMAKLIVSGATRQQAIARARRALREFRIEGVASVLPFHRAVLQSPDFVSPDSFKVHTRWIETDFVNDLAAAVRAEKPAEGSLVQATMEIDGKRVLVRMQAGLLQGLQGMPAGGAAAAAAPSPAAAAASSNTVAAPTSGNLQAWKVADGAAVQEGELIAVMEAMKMEMQVLAQRGGTLRRLVQEGSYQSSGTAIALIE; this is encoded by the coding sequence ATGAAAAAAGTCCTGATAGCCAACCGCGGCGAGATCGCCGTCCGCATCGCCCGCGCCTGCGCCGACTACGGCGTGGCATCGGTCGCCGTCTATGCCGATGCCGACCTCGAAGCGCTGCACACCCGCATGGCCGACGAGGCCTACGGCCTGGGCGGCGACCGGCCGGCCGATACCTACCTGAACATCGAAAAACTGCTGGCCGTCGCGGAGCGCAGCGGCGCCGATGCGGTGCACCCCGGCTACGGCTTCCTGTCGGAGAGCGCCGCCTTCGCCCAGGCGGTGATCGATGCCGGCCTGACCTGGATCGGCCCCTCGCCCGAGGCCATCGCCCGGCTCGGCGACAAGGTGCAGGCCCGCAAGATCGCGATGAAGGTCGGTGCGCCGCTGGTCGCCGGCATGTCCGAGCCCGCCAGGGATGCGGGCGAGGTGCTGGCCTTCGCCGAACAGCACGGCCTGCCGGTCATCATCAAGGCGGCCTTCGGCGGCGGCGGCCGGGGCATGAAGGTGGCCTGGCGCATGGACGAAGTCGAGGAGCTGTATGCCTCGGCCGTGCGCGAGGCGGTCACCGCCTTCGGCCGAGGCGAGTGTTTCGTCGAGCAGTTCCTGGACCGCCCCCGCCACATCGAAGTGCAGGTGCTGGCCGACCGGCACGGCCAGGTGCAGGTGCTGGGCACCCGCGACTGCTCGCTGCAGCGGCGCAACCAGAAGCTGGTGGAAGAGGCGCCCGCGCCCTTCCTCAGCGACGAACAGCGCCAGCGGGTGCATACCGCCGCGCGCGACATCTGCGCCGAGGCCGGCTACTGCAGCGCCGGCACGGTCGAGTTCCTGCTCAGCGGCAGCGGCGCCATCTCCTTCCTGGAGGTCAATACCCGTCTGCAAGTGGAGCACCCGGTGACCGAGCAGACCACCGGCATGGACCTGGTGCTGGAGCAGCTGCGCATCGCCGACGGCCACCGCCTGGCCAGCACCGAGACACCGGCGCCGCTGGGCCACAGCTTCGAGTTCCGTATCAATGCCGAGGACGTGGGCCGCGGCTTCCTGCCGGCGCCGGGCCGGGTGCTGCGCTTCGCCCCGCCCTCGGGCCCCGGCGTGCGGGTGGACAGCGGCATCGAATCCGGCTCGGACATCCCCGGCAGCTTCGATTCGCTGATGGCCAAACTCATCGTCAGCGGCGCCACCCGCCAGCAGGCCATCGCCCGGGCGCGGCGGGCGCTGCGCGAGTTCCGCATCGAAGGCGTGGCCTCGGTGCTGCCCTTCCACCGTGCGGTGCTGCAGAGCCCGGACTTCGTCAGCCCGGACAGCTTCAAGGTGCATACCCGCTGGATCGAGACCGACTTCGTCAACGACCTGGCCGCCGCCGTGCGCGCGGAAAAGCCCGCCGAAGGCAGCCTGGTGCAGGCCACCATGGAGATCGACGGCAAGCGGGTGCTGGTGCGCATGCAGGCCGGCCTGCTGCAGGGCCTGCAAGGCATGCCGGCCGGCGGTGCTGCTGCGGCCGCAGCGCCGTCGCCCGCCGCGGCAGCAGCCTCTTCCAACACTGTCGCCGCGCCGACCTCCGGCAACCTGCAGGCCTGGAAAGTGGCCGACGGCGCCGCCGTGCAGGAAGGCGAACTCATCGCCGTGATGGAGGCCATGAAGATGGAAATGCAGGTGCTGGCCCAGCGCGGCGGCACGCTGCGCCGGCTGGTGCAGGAAGGCAGCTACCAGAGCAGTGGCACGGCGATCGCGCTGATCGAATAG
- a CDS encoding nucleoside 2-deoxyribosyltransferase: protein MKVYLAGFDVFRPDVDAVFQDLREQASRLGLVAVAPLDGEPGPAGQSPAEQAHRIYRDNISMLSSADAVIANLAPFRGHEPDSGTVFEVGFAIARGIPVVGYGVPPGSYSERFRAGHACVQDEAGAWREPGTGMLVEDFGLPLNLMLACSIELRATASEALQALARRAAAKVAILRAHD from the coding sequence ATGAAGGTTTATCTGGCGGGATTCGATGTGTTCCGGCCCGATGTGGATGCGGTGTTCCAGGACCTGCGCGAGCAGGCCTCGCGGCTGGGGCTGGTCGCCGTCGCGCCGCTCGACGGCGAGCCGGGGCCCGCGGGCCAGAGCCCGGCGGAGCAGGCCCATCGCATCTACCGCGACAACATCTCCATGCTGTCTTCGGCCGATGCCGTCATCGCCAACCTGGCGCCCTTTCGCGGGCACGAGCCCGATTCGGGCACCGTCTTCGAGGTCGGCTTCGCCATCGCCCGCGGCATTCCGGTGGTGGGCTACGGCGTGCCGCCGGGCAGTTATTCGGAACGCTTTCGCGCAGGACATGCTTGCGTCCAGGACGAGGCCGGCGCCTGGCGCGAACCCGGCACCGGCATGCTGGTCGAGGACTTCGGCCTGCCCCTGAACCTGATGCTGGCCTGCTCCATCGAGTTGCGGGCCACGGCGTCGGAAGCCCTGCAGGCGCTGGCCCGACGCGCAGCCGCAAAAGTGGCTATCCTCCGCGCCCATGACTGA
- the nadA gene encoding quinolinate synthase NadA yields MSAVIEVEYEQPQDRPGPACETKHAWARVPPEPSPDERQALKARIRRLLKERNAVMVSHYYVHPDLQDLAEETGGLVSDSLEMARFGRDHAAQTLVVSGVRFMGETSKILSPEKTVLMPDLDATCSLDLGCPADAFAAFCDQHPDRTVVVYANTSAAVKARADWLVTSSCALDVVGALKAQGHKILWAPDRHLGSYIQRETGADMVFWNGACIVHDEFKGFELEALKREHPNAKVLVHPESPAEVVAMADAVGSTSGILKAAREMDAREFIVATDNGLMHHLRLQNPGKTFHEAPTAGNSATCKSCAHCPWMAMNGLADVARVLETVANTIQVDAAVIERARLPIDRMLDFTAGLKRGLAPGSLVPHFGAA; encoded by the coding sequence ATGAGCGCCGTGATCGAAGTCGAGTACGAACAGCCCCAGGACCGCCCAGGCCCCGCCTGCGAGACCAAGCACGCCTGGGCCCGTGTCCCGCCCGAGCCTTCGCCCGACGAGCGCCAGGCCCTCAAGGCCCGCATCCGCCGGCTGCTGAAGGAACGCAACGCGGTGATGGTGTCGCACTACTACGTGCACCCCGACCTGCAGGACCTGGCCGAGGAGACCGGCGGCCTGGTCAGCGATTCGCTGGAGATGGCCCGCTTCGGCCGCGACCATGCGGCGCAGACCCTGGTGGTGTCCGGCGTGCGTTTCATGGGCGAGACCTCCAAGATCCTCTCGCCCGAGAAGACGGTGCTGATGCCGGATCTCGACGCCACCTGCTCGCTCGACCTGGGCTGCCCGGCCGACGCCTTCGCCGCCTTCTGCGACCAGCATCCTGACCGCACCGTGGTCGTCTACGCCAACACCAGCGCCGCCGTGAAGGCGCGCGCCGACTGGCTGGTCACCTCGAGCTGCGCGCTGGACGTGGTCGGCGCCCTCAAGGCCCAGGGCCACAAGATCCTGTGGGCGCCCGACCGGCACCTGGGCAGCTACATCCAGCGCGAGACCGGCGCCGACATGGTGTTCTGGAACGGCGCCTGCATCGTGCACGACGAGTTCAAGGGCTTCGAACTCGAAGCGCTCAAGCGCGAGCATCCGAACGCCAAGGTGCTCGTGCATCCTGAATCGCCCGCCGAGGTGGTCGCCATGGCCGACGCGGTGGGCTCCACCTCCGGCATCCTGAAGGCCGCGCGCGAGATGGACGCCCGCGAATTCATCGTGGCCACCGACAACGGCCTGATGCACCACCTGCGCCTGCAGAACCCCGGCAAGACCTTCCATGAAGCCCCCACCGCCGGCAACAGCGCCACCTGCAAGAGCTGCGCGCACTGCCCCTGGATGGCGATGAACGGGCTGGCCGACGTGGCGCGGGTGCTGGAGACCGTGGCCAACACGATCCAGGTCGATGCAGCCGTGATCGAACGCGCCCGCCTGCCGATAGACCGCATGCTGGACTTCACCGCCGGCCTGAAACGCGGCCTGGCGCCCGGCAGCCTGGTGCCGCATTTCGGCGCCGCCTGA
- a CDS encoding GntR family transcriptional regulator, with protein sequence MAELIRQKIIQGEFSPGQRLSEAALSESLEISRNTLREVFRILTKEGLVRHAPNRGVSVAIPSIATIIDIYRVRRLIECQALAQAYPQHPARKHMRQAVETAARCRQTHDWTGAGTANMEFHMAVVELADSERLNIMFAQVLAELRLAFGLLKDPEFLHAPFVDMNGQILELFEAGKLQESATRLGEYLVNSERIVLAVYARRISDSGGFDK encoded by the coding sequence ATGGCCGAGCTGATCCGCCAGAAGATCATCCAGGGCGAGTTCTCCCCGGGCCAGCGCCTGTCGGAGGCCGCGTTGAGCGAGAGCCTGGAGATTTCCCGCAACACCTTGCGCGAGGTGTTCCGCATCCTCACCAAGGAAGGCCTGGTGCGCCATGCGCCCAACCGCGGGGTGTCGGTGGCCATTCCCAGCATCGCCACCATCATCGACATCTACCGGGTGCGCCGGCTGATCGAATGCCAGGCGCTGGCCCAGGCCTATCCCCAGCATCCCGCCCGCAAGCACATGCGCCAGGCGGTGGAGACGGCGGCGCGCTGCCGGCAGACCCACGACTGGACCGGCGCTGGCACCGCCAACATGGAGTTCCACATGGCGGTGGTGGAGCTGGCCGACAGCGAGCGGCTCAACATCATGTTCGCCCAGGTGCTGGCCGAACTGCGCCTGGCCTTCGGCCTGCTCAAGGACCCGGAATTCCTGCACGCGCCCTTCGTCGACATGAACGGCCAGATCCTGGAGCTGTTCGAGGCCGGCAAGCTGCAGGAAAGCGCCACGCGGCTGGGCGAGTACCTGGTGAATTCCGAGCGCATCGTGCTGGCCGTGTATGCGCGGCGCATCTCGGACTCCGGCGGCTTCGACAAATAG